Proteins from a genomic interval of Pseudodesulfovibrio alkaliphilus:
- a CDS encoding IS66 family transposase: MARGGDIKRPSVLFHYDPGRGGKVAEEIVGNFRGFLQTDGY, translated from the coding sequence GTGGCCCGGGGCGGTGACATCAAACGACCATCTGTGCTTTTTCACTACGACCCCGGCCGAGGCGGCAAGGTGGCCGAGGAGATCGTCGGGAACTTCCGTGGGTTTCTGCAAACCGACGGCTAC